The following are from one region of the Luteolibacter yonseiensis genome:
- the scpB gene encoding SMC-Scp complex subunit ScpB, producing MQLSAIVEALLIASQNPLPSEEIARLVRARVAEAEDIRIRETEEGKAPEVLPEWLTGLTATSAEKIAAAIGELNDAYTESGRAFTIIERPKGWKLYTRLEYGEFVRQLFPGRKPERMSGPAMETLAIIAYRQPITKAAIEAVRGVACDGMIQKLLDRDLIRIGGRAELPGRPLLYETTDLFFEHFGIRSIDDLPNASELRKVKLPEPETAPPPAPAESEQQLALGPVGSPAAAAASHDD from the coding sequence TAGAAGCCCTTCTCATCGCCTCGCAGAATCCTCTCCCGTCCGAGGAAATCGCGAGGCTGGTGCGCGCCCGCGTCGCCGAGGCGGAGGACATCCGCATCCGGGAAACCGAGGAGGGCAAGGCCCCGGAAGTCCTGCCGGAATGGCTCACCGGCCTGACGGCCACCTCCGCGGAAAAAATCGCGGCGGCCATCGGCGAACTGAACGACGCCTACACGGAAAGCGGACGCGCCTTCACCATCATCGAGCGGCCCAAGGGCTGGAAACTCTACACCCGCCTCGAATACGGCGAATTCGTCCGCCAGCTTTTCCCCGGCCGCAAGCCGGAGCGCATGAGCGGCCCGGCGATGGAGACGCTGGCCATCATCGCTTACCGTCAACCGATTACGAAAGCCGCCATCGAGGCCGTGCGCGGCGTGGCGTGCGACGGCATGATCCAGAAACTCCTCGACCGCGACCTGATCCGCATCGGCGGCCGCGCGGAGCTTCCCGGACGTCCGCTGCTCTACGAGACGACCGACCTTTTCTTCGAACACTTCGGCATCCGCTCCATCGACGACCTGCCGAACGCCTCCGAACTGCGGAAGGTGAAGCTCCCCGAACCGGAAACCGCCCCACCTCCCGCTCCCGCGGAATCCGAGCAACAGCTCGCCCTCGGCCCCGTCGGCAGCCCCGCCGCGGCCGCCGCCTCCCACGACGATTAA